The Edaphobacter sp. 12200R-103 genome contains a region encoding:
- a CDS encoding alpha-L-fucosidase, translating to MDHISRRSLLVGAGAALAGATIGADAQTKAATPQACPASPSRPIAPPPTADQVRRLKWWREARYGLFIHYGLYSLHARQEWAVEKEAIPWPEYERLAREFSPKPGFAKEWVRIAQAAGARYMVVTAKHHEGFCNFDTKLTDFNSVKQGPKRDIVREYVEAAREAGMRVGIYYSLMDWHHPDGERSSIDEEARTRFIEYTFGLIRELLTNYGKIDILWYDGSQTLDANGWEAERMNRMVFELQPDIVVNGRNRALGDFSTPEQSIIASHNGRAWESCMTLNESWGYDAADDEWKSPRTHLRNLITCARDQGNFLINVGPMPDGAFPEPSVKILTEVGDWLKRNGESIFNTDLCQPWRPSYAMFTRRGNTLYMHVHFWPGSDVALSGLQTKVKSVRLLSSAASLPFTQDDWRVHITGLPEKAPDHPVTTLVVECESEPRMNTDHELRLAKPRGGVNMSS from the coding sequence ATGGATCACATCAGCCGTCGAAGTCTGCTGGTTGGCGCCGGAGCTGCGCTCGCCGGGGCCACTATCGGAGCAGATGCTCAAACCAAGGCGGCCACACCTCAGGCATGCCCGGCTTCGCCTTCGCGGCCGATAGCTCCTCCGCCGACCGCTGACCAGGTCCGCAGGCTGAAGTGGTGGCGGGAAGCGCGCTACGGGCTTTTCATTCACTACGGACTCTACAGCCTGCACGCCCGCCAGGAGTGGGCGGTCGAGAAGGAAGCCATTCCCTGGCCTGAATACGAGCGTCTGGCCCGCGAGTTTTCTCCCAAACCCGGCTTCGCCAAGGAGTGGGTCAGGATCGCGCAGGCCGCCGGGGCTCGATACATGGTGGTTACGGCCAAGCACCACGAAGGCTTCTGCAACTTCGACACGAAGTTGACCGACTTCAACTCCGTCAAGCAGGGCCCCAAACGCGATATCGTCCGCGAGTACGTCGAGGCGGCTCGCGAAGCGGGAATGCGGGTGGGCATCTACTACTCCCTCATGGACTGGCACCACCCCGACGGCGAACGCAGCTCCATCGATGAAGAGGCACGCACGCGTTTCATCGAGTACACCTTCGGCCTCATTCGCGAGCTGCTCACCAACTACGGCAAGATCGACATCCTCTGGTACGACGGCAGCCAGACGCTCGATGCGAACGGTTGGGAGGCCGAGCGCATGAACAGGATGGTCTTCGAGCTTCAGCCGGACATTGTCGTCAACGGACGCAACCGCGCACTCGGCGACTTCTCCACTCCCGAGCAGAGCATCATTGCCTCCCACAACGGACGCGCCTGGGAGAGCTGCATGACCCTGAACGAAAGCTGGGGGTATGACGCGGCCGACGATGAGTGGAAGTCGCCGCGGACCCACCTGCGCAACCTGATTACATGCGCCCGCGATCAGGGCAACTTTCTGATCAATGTTGGCCCGATGCCGGACGGCGCCTTCCCCGAACCCTCCGTGAAGATCCTGACCGAAGTGGGAGACTGGCTGAAGCGCAATGGCGAATCGATCTTCAACACCGATCTCTGCCAGCCGTGGCGTCCTTCCTATGCGATGTTCACACGGCGCGGAAACACTCTTTATATGCACGTCCATTTCTGGCCGGGCAGCGATGTTGCGCTCTCAGGATTGCAGACGAAGGTGAAGTCCGTACGCCTGCTGTCGAGCGCTGCCTCCCTTCCATTCACTCAGGACGATTGGCGGGTCCACATCACAGGTCTCCCAGAAAAGGCTCCGGATCACCCGGTAACCACACTCGTAGTGGAATGTGAGAGCGAGCCGCGGATGAACACTGACCATGAATTGCGTCTTGCAAAGCCCCGGGGCGGCGTGAACATGTCGAGTTGA
- a CDS encoding SDR family oxidoreductase: MKRTALVTGASRGLGRAIALELGASGMNVVVNYFNGKSGAEDLCDQIRKLGVQALAVKADVRDPAEIDALVTHAEQALGGIDILVVNATGPQPLLSIEEQTWESYLDQLEFFVKSPLLLVKRVLPRMKERQFGRIVQIGSEVFELGNPRFANYVAAKAAQLGQTRSWARELAPTGITVNLVAPGWIPTERHVGTPQAEFDQYLQTLPMKKMGVPQDVAKAVAFLASDGARFVTGQKISVNGANTLE, translated from the coding sequence ATGAAGCGAACGGCGTTGGTCACCGGAGCATCGCGCGGTCTTGGACGCGCGATCGCACTCGAACTTGGTGCATCCGGCATGAATGTTGTCGTCAACTATTTCAATGGCAAAAGCGGAGCTGAAGATCTCTGCGATCAGATTCGCAAGCTCGGCGTGCAGGCGCTGGCCGTAAAGGCTGACGTACGAGATCCCGCCGAAATCGATGCGCTCGTCACTCATGCTGAACAGGCTTTGGGGGGCATCGACATCCTGGTCGTTAATGCAACGGGACCTCAGCCTCTGCTTTCAATCGAAGAGCAGACATGGGAAAGCTATCTTGATCAGCTTGAGTTTTTTGTGAAATCCCCGCTTCTGCTGGTCAAGCGTGTTCTCCCCCGCATGAAGGAAAGGCAATTTGGCCGAATCGTTCAGATCGGGAGCGAGGTCTTCGAATTAGGAAACCCTCGGTTCGCCAATTATGTGGCGGCGAAAGCCGCACAGCTGGGACAGACCCGTTCCTGGGCACGCGAGCTGGCTCCCACTGGCATTACCGTCAATCTGGTTGCCCCCGGCTGGATCCCGACGGAGCGCCATGTCGGCACTCCGCAGGCAGAGTTCGACCAGTATCTGCAAACCTTGCCGATGAAGAAGATGGGAGTTCCTCAGGATGTCGCGAAGGCTGTGGCCTTTCTCGCAAGCGACGGAGCTCGATTTGTGACGGGGCAGAAGATTTCAGTGAACGGCGCCAATACGCTCGAGTAG
- the hslU gene encoding ATP-dependent protease ATPase subunit HslU — protein MAIYLPGTAEDQALALDVMTPREIVAELDKYVVGQKAAKRAVAIALRNRMRRQKLAPELADEIMPKNIIMIGATGVGKTEIARRLAKLTNSPFLKVEASKFTEVGYVGRDVESIVRDLVEIAIDMVREEKLEEVEDKAELAAEDRLLDLLLPPTPAATPVVAATQEPGSNVIQLPASISDAAASAEEKPADREQRTREKLRQQFREGKLDERIVEMDVRDRNTPSFEIITNQGTEEMDINLKDMIPGLFGQRTKKRKMKVAEAFEYLVQEEESRLIDMDQVTRLAVERVEDSGMVFLDEIDKIAGREGGHGPDVSREGVQRDILPIVEGTTVNTKYGMVSTDHILFIAAGAFHVSKPSDLIPELQGRFPIRVELQSLTVDDFVRILTEPKSSLVKQAVALLETEGLRLEFTKEAIAEMAQFAFRVNETTENIGARRLHTILERVLDEISFQAPDLMKASRSQATEEGVVAQIAASTTSDGAGSLPPLPVIERETAGVREKVIVVDPEYVRQQVASIVKDQDLSRYIL, from the coding sequence ATGGCAATCTACTTACCCGGAACCGCAGAAGATCAGGCACTCGCCCTCGACGTGATGACTCCCCGCGAGATCGTCGCCGAGCTGGATAAATATGTCGTCGGGCAGAAGGCCGCCAAGCGCGCCGTCGCCATCGCTCTGCGGAACCGCATGCGTCGTCAGAAGCTCGCGCCCGAGCTGGCTGACGAGATCATGCCCAAGAACATCATCATGATCGGCGCCACCGGCGTCGGCAAGACCGAGATCGCGCGGCGGCTCGCCAAGCTGACCAACTCGCCCTTCCTTAAGGTCGAGGCATCGAAGTTCACCGAGGTGGGCTACGTGGGCCGCGATGTCGAATCCATCGTGCGCGACCTGGTTGAGATCGCCATCGACATGGTGCGCGAAGAGAAGCTGGAAGAGGTGGAGGACAAGGCCGAGCTTGCAGCCGAAGACCGCCTGCTCGATCTTCTGCTGCCTCCCACACCTGCAGCAACGCCCGTCGTTGCCGCGACCCAGGAGCCCGGAAGCAATGTCATCCAGCTCCCGGCGAGCATCTCCGATGCTGCTGCCAGCGCTGAAGAGAAGCCCGCCGACCGTGAGCAGCGCACACGCGAGAAGCTGCGACAGCAGTTCCGCGAAGGCAAGTTGGACGAGCGTATCGTCGAGATGGACGTGCGCGACCGCAATACGCCGAGCTTCGAGATCATCACCAACCAGGGCACCGAAGAGATGGACATCAACCTCAAGGACATGATCCCGGGGCTCTTCGGTCAGCGCACCAAGAAGCGCAAGATGAAGGTCGCCGAGGCGTTCGAGTACCTGGTGCAGGAAGAAGAGTCCCGCCTGATCGACATGGACCAGGTCACCCGCCTCGCCGTCGAGCGCGTCGAAGACTCCGGCATGGTTTTCCTCGACGAGATCGACAAGATCGCCGGACGCGAGGGCGGCCACGGCCCCGACGTCTCCCGCGAAGGCGTGCAGCGCGACATCCTTCCCATCGTCGAAGGCACCACCGTCAACACCAAGTACGGCATGGTTTCGACCGACCATATCCTCTTTATCGCCGCCGGAGCCTTTCACGTCTCCAAGCCCAGCGATCTCATCCCCGAGCTGCAGGGCCGCTTCCCCATCCGGGTCGAGCTGCAGTCGCTCACTGTCGACGACTTCGTCCGCATCCTCACCGAACCCAAGAGTTCGCTGGTCAAACAGGCCGTCGCTCTGCTGGAGACCGAAGGCCTCAGGCTCGAGTTCACCAAAGAGGCTATCGCCGAGATGGCGCAGTTCGCCTTCCGGGTGAACGAGACCACTGAGAACATCGGCGCGCGCCGCCTGCATACGATTCTCGAGCGTGTGCTCGACGAGATCAGCTTCCAGGCCCCGGACTTGATGAAGGCCTCGCGCTCACAGGCAACCGAAGAGGGCGTCGTCGCCCAGATCGCCGCCTCCACCACCTCCGACGGAGCCGGTTCCTTGCCGCCCCTTCCCGTCATCGAGCGCGAGACCGCGGGTGTGCGTGAGAAGGTCATCGTCGTCGACCCGGAGTACGTCCGCCAGCAGGTCGCCAGCATCGTCAAGGACCAGGACCTCAGCCGCTACATCCTTTGA
- the hslV gene encoding ATP-dependent protease subunit HslV, whose translation MAADGQVSMGSTVMKHSARKIRRLYQDKVLAGFAGSTADAFSLFSRFESKLEQYAGNLSRAAVELAKDWRTDKMLRQLEALLIVADAKTTLMLSGTGDVIDPDEGICAIGSGGSFALAAGRALLENTPLSAREIAEKSMKIAGDICIYTNSNVLIEELKAS comes from the coding sequence ATGGCCGCCGATGGGCAGGTCTCGATGGGCTCGACGGTAATGAAGCACTCGGCCAGGAAGATTCGCCGACTCTACCAGGACAAGGTGCTCGCGGGGTTCGCCGGCTCGACTGCCGACGCTTTTTCGCTCTTTTCGCGCTTTGAATCGAAGCTGGAGCAGTATGCAGGAAACCTGAGCCGTGCCGCGGTAGAGCTGGCCAAGGACTGGCGCACCGACAAGATGCTGCGTCAGCTGGAGGCCCTGCTGATCGTCGCCGATGCGAAGACCACGCTGATGCTCTCGGGAACCGGCGACGTGATCGACCCGGATGAAGGCATCTGCGCGATCGGCAGCGGAGGCAGCTTCGCCCTGGCTGCGGGTCGCGCGCTGCTTGAGAACACGCCTCTCTCCGCGCGCGAGATCGCGGAGAAATCCATGAAGATCGCGGGCGACATCTGCATCTACACAAATAGCAATGTGCTGATCGAGGAATTGAAGGCGAGCTGA
- a CDS encoding cation diffusion facilitator family transporter: MHMVATPNRRMQQVLKASMGLTFAYVLATFIFGLKAHSLALISEAGHNLSDLLAIVLSYVAVYFQGRPANDTKTFGYQRAGVLAAFVNALTLVVLSIWIFITAIERLRTPVAVQPDVMMIVAAGGVLMNGTVAALLWRFSGDVNIRSVFLHMLGDTLSTAAVIVGGAVILFTGISWVDPVLSLLIALMILWSSLGILRETLNILLEGTPRNMQLSAVRDAMATVPGVLDVHDLHVWSLGESSHALASHVTVREMPASECASILTEINDRLRKLFHITHTTIQFETSGCETTHGCSSPPEPEAVGAHDHGHSH, from the coding sequence ATGCACATGGTCGCCACTCCGAACCGGCGGATGCAGCAGGTCCTGAAGGCGTCCATGGGGCTGACCTTCGCCTATGTGCTGGCCACCTTTATATTTGGCCTCAAGGCACACTCGCTGGCCCTGATCTCCGAGGCGGGACATAACCTGAGCGATCTGCTGGCCATCGTGCTCTCCTACGTGGCCGTCTACTTCCAGGGCCGCCCGGCGAACGATACCAAGACCTTCGGCTACCAGAGAGCCGGGGTGCTGGCGGCGTTCGTCAACGCCCTTACCCTGGTGGTGCTCTCCATCTGGATCTTCATCACTGCGATCGAGCGCCTCCGTACCCCGGTTGCCGTTCAGCCAGATGTGATGATGATCGTTGCGGCGGGCGGTGTACTGATGAACGGGACGGTTGCCGCTCTGTTGTGGCGCTTCTCGGGCGACGTCAATATCCGCAGCGTCTTTTTACACATGCTGGGCGATACGCTCTCGACCGCCGCGGTCATCGTCGGCGGCGCTGTCATCCTGTTTACCGGCATCAGCTGGGTCGATCCCGTGCTTTCCCTGCTGATCGCGCTGATGATCCTGTGGAGTTCCCTCGGAATCCTGCGTGAGACGCTGAACATTCTTCTGGAAGGCACACCTCGCAATATGCAGCTCTCAGCCGTACGCGATGCCATGGCAACGGTGCCGGGTGTGCTGGATGTCCACGACCTGCACGTGTGGAGCCTGGGTGAAAGCTCGCACGCTCTGGCCAGTCACGTGACCGTGCGCGAGATGCCTGCCTCCGAATGCGCGTCGATCCTCACCGAGATCAACGACCGCCTGCGTAAACTCTTCCACATCACTCATACGACGATCCAGTTTGAGACCTCCGGCTGCGAGACGACACACGGCTGCTCCTCACCGCCTGAACCGGAAGCCGTCGGCGCCCACGATCACGGACATTCGCACTGA
- a CDS encoding acyltransferase — protein MGHLPELDGIRGIAALMVFFHHLCFTGFDVAPWTNPIVRVLFWLGSFGDTGVDVFFVLSGFLITAILIRDRDNPDYYRDFYWKRVLRILPLYAICALGILIFIPGSGRFVLLCVFFIANFASTLHIPSIGGFWSLAVEEQFYLIWPTVVRRRSVATLRHWALAIICGVIVLRLIFAFFGHHNYWQTYLCCDGLAIGALLACMLERCQRVGDGLAARRRTLLLLAGSGMTLAGICALIPQDPRRIAFHSAVGATAITFLCGSFVGLSIAYSGRAAMRWLRSHVLTFFGLISYAFYMFHIFVRDIYDHFRGPLRANDMTGYIARIVIVLAITIVLTLISRYAIELPIMSLRKHVLRRPTKPAVAEHL, from the coding sequence TTGGGTCATCTGCCGGAGCTGGACGGGATTCGCGGCATCGCTGCCCTGATGGTGTTTTTCCATCATCTTTGTTTCACCGGCTTCGACGTTGCTCCATGGACCAATCCCATCGTGCGGGTTCTCTTCTGGCTGGGCAGTTTTGGAGATACAGGGGTTGACGTCTTCTTTGTGCTCTCTGGCTTCCTTATCACTGCCATCCTCATCCGTGACCGTGACAATCCCGACTATTACCGCGACTTTTACTGGAAGCGGGTCCTTCGCATCCTGCCTCTCTATGCAATTTGCGCGCTTGGAATTCTCATCTTCATTCCAGGATCAGGCCGCTTTGTCCTGCTGTGCGTATTTTTTATCGCCAACTTTGCCAGCACGCTTCATATTCCGTCGATCGGAGGCTTCTGGTCTCTGGCCGTGGAGGAGCAGTTTTACCTGATCTGGCCTACGGTCGTGCGTCGCCGCTCTGTAGCTACGCTGCGTCACTGGGCCCTGGCAATCATCTGCGGCGTTATCGTTCTGCGCCTCATCTTTGCATTCTTTGGCCACCATAACTATTGGCAAACGTATCTATGCTGCGACGGGCTGGCGATAGGTGCCCTGCTGGCCTGCATGCTGGAACGCTGTCAGCGTGTCGGCGATGGCCTGGCGGCAAGGCGGAGAACCCTGTTGCTGCTTGCTGGGTCCGGGATGACCCTTGCCGGTATCTGCGCCTTGATTCCGCAGGACCCGAGGCGCATTGCGTTTCACTCCGCTGTCGGCGCGACCGCAATTACGTTCCTCTGTGGATCCTTCGTCGGCCTCTCGATTGCATACAGCGGCAGAGCAGCCATGCGATGGCTGCGTTCGCACGTGCTTACCTTCTTTGGTCTTATCAGCTACGCGTTTTACATGTTTCACATCTTTGTGCGCGACATCTATGACCATTTCCGAGGACCTCTCCGCGCCAACGACATGACCGGGTATATCGCGCGCATCGTTATCGTCCTGGCAATCACGATCGTTCTGACCCTGATCTCGCGATATGCAATCGAACTTCCCATCATGTCATTGCGAAAGCATGTCCTCCGGCGACCCACAAAGCCCGCAGTCGCAGAACATCTCTAA
- a CDS encoding acyltransferase has translation MADTFVATAAAPSGTTSPSGRMPHIRALDGVRGLAIALVLMIHLLESNNQPAGSSLLHLIVTIKNLGWVGVDLFFALSGFLITGILYDSLGERHYFRNFYARRALRIFPLYYGVLLVLFLVFRPTWETGRQLYLQLAYLQNTPLWWHAPQVGALRGVTVHLWSLAVEEQFYLVWPIVIFLLRDRRKLIWAALGLGLAAPLIRTALLMHGASFVTTYTSTICRADSLLSGAWLALAIRGERRDRILRLAPAAFWIAVACCIAIGWKTGSFYWDQNVLVNTIGYSALAVAGTALIAMALRTGSVTNTMMDTSLLRWLGKYSYGIYVLHPMVGFLYMSWIADHVHGKMALHLANAGATLLVALPLAWLSYHFYERRFLRLKRYFE, from the coding sequence ATGGCAGACACTTTCGTTGCAACGGCAGCAGCGCCAAGCGGCACAACTTCTCCTTCAGGACGGATGCCGCATATTCGGGCACTCGATGGTGTCCGCGGGCTGGCCATCGCGCTGGTGCTGATGATCCACCTGCTCGAATCCAATAACCAGCCTGCAGGCTCCTCGCTTCTTCACCTGATCGTCACTATCAAGAATCTCGGATGGGTCGGGGTCGATCTTTTTTTCGCGCTCTCTGGCTTTCTTATCACCGGAATTCTCTACGATTCCCTGGGGGAGCGGCATTACTTCCGCAATTTTTATGCGCGGCGAGCGCTTCGAATCTTTCCTCTGTACTATGGCGTTCTCCTGGTTCTGTTTCTGGTCTTTCGTCCGACGTGGGAAACAGGTCGTCAGCTTTATCTTCAGCTCGCATACCTGCAGAACACCCCTCTCTGGTGGCACGCGCCTCAGGTGGGCGCATTGCGAGGAGTCACGGTGCATCTGTGGTCGCTGGCGGTCGAGGAGCAGTTCTACCTTGTGTGGCCCATCGTCATCTTTTTGTTACGCGATCGCCGCAAGCTCATATGGGCCGCACTTGGCCTCGGCCTGGCCGCTCCCCTGATTCGAACGGCGTTGCTGATGCACGGCGCCAGCTTTGTAACGACATACACCTCGACCATCTGCAGAGCAGATTCCCTGTTGTCAGGGGCATGGCTTGCACTTGCCATCCGTGGGGAGCGGAGAGATCGCATTCTCAGGCTGGCGCCGGCAGCCTTCTGGATAGCGGTTGCCTGCTGTATCGCCATTGGATGGAAGACAGGTTCGTTCTACTGGGATCAGAATGTCCTCGTAAATACCATCGGATACAGTGCCCTTGCCGTCGCAGGAACTGCGCTGATCGCCATGGCGCTCCGCACCGGATCGGTCACGAACACGATGATGGATACGTCTCTGCTCCGCTGGCTGGGCAAATACAGCTATGGCATCTACGTCCTCCATCCCATGGTCGGATTTTTATATATGTCCTGGATTGCGGATCACGTCCACGGAAAGATGGCTCTGCACTTGGCAAATGCTGGCGCTACCCTGCTGGTTGCGCTTCCACTGGCATGGCTGAGCTATCACTTTTACGAACGACGCTTCCTTCGACTCAAGCGATACTTCGAATAG
- a CDS encoding transaldolase, which produces MANILEQLRSMTTVVSDTGDINSIKQFKPTDSTTNPSLIQTAAGMPEYQSIVDDVLQQARKDAGSGATDKEIAKLAFNSLAVAFGLKILEIIPGRVSTEVDARLSYDTEKSIETARDIIAQYEKAGISRERVLIKLASTWEGIRAAEMLEKEGIHCNMTLLFGMHQAIASAEAKVTLISPFVGRILDWYKKDTGKDYVGADDPGVQSVTKIYNYYKHFGYKTVVMGASFRNTGEIKELAGCDLLTIAPKLLAELEATQGTLERKLDPEKAKSLQIEKISMDKATFDKMHAADRMASDKLKEGIEGFSKALEELEVTLEKRLAELSEPAGTR; this is translated from the coding sequence ATGGCGAACATCCTCGAACAACTCCGCAGCATGACGACTGTGGTCTCTGATACCGGCGATATCAATTCTATTAAGCAGTTCAAGCCGACGGACTCGACCACCAACCCGTCTCTGATTCAGACGGCCGCCGGCATGCCGGAGTACCAGTCCATCGTGGACGACGTTTTGCAGCAGGCCCGGAAAGACGCGGGTTCCGGCGCTACCGACAAGGAGATTGCCAAGCTGGCCTTCAATTCGCTGGCGGTGGCCTTTGGCCTCAAGATTCTTGAGATTATTCCCGGCCGCGTCTCGACAGAGGTGGATGCCCGCCTCTCCTACGACACTGAAAAGTCGATTGAGACCGCGCGCGATATCATCGCCCAGTATGAGAAGGCGGGTATCTCCCGTGAGCGCGTGCTGATCAAGCTCGCATCCACCTGGGAAGGCATCCGGGCGGCGGAGATGCTTGAGAAGGAAGGGATTCACTGCAACATGACCCTGCTATTCGGCATGCATCAGGCGATCGCCTCCGCCGAAGCCAAGGTAACCCTCATCTCGCCGTTCGTCGGCCGTATCCTTGACTGGTACAAGAAGGACACCGGCAAGGATTATGTTGGCGCAGACGATCCCGGCGTCCAGTCCGTGACCAAGATCTATAACTACTACAAGCACTTTGGCTATAAGACGGTCGTCATGGGCGCCAGCTTCCGCAACACGGGTGAGATCAAGGAGCTGGCAGGCTGCGACCTGCTCACGATCGCACCCAAGCTGTTGGCTGAGCTCGAAGCCACCCAGGGCACGCTGGAGCGCAAGCTCGATCCTGAAAAGGCGAAGTCTCTGCAGATCGAAAAGATCTCCATGGATAAGGCCACCTTCGACAAGATGCATGCCGCAGACCGGATGGCCAGCGACAAGCTGAAGGAAGGCATTGAAGGCTTCTCGAAGGCCCTCGAAGAGCTGGAAGTTACTCTCGAGAAGAGGCTTGCCGAACTGAGCGAGCCTGCGGGCACCCGGTAA
- a CDS encoding fumarylacetoacetate hydrolase family protein translates to MKYCRYLSPSGAARYAYVERQDGALWAMRPMIVPEEDLAARLASLEDHSTAAFHAAPLESLTLLPPVTPSKIVCVGRNYSEHAAELGNEIPKEPLLFLKPPSSLLAAGQPIRLPALSKRVDYEGELAIVIGKRCRNLGPDEDVSQYIRGYTVVNDVTARDIQKSDGQWTRGKGWDTFCPVGPIMVLAGPDEIDPLRGAPVTVTTRLNGEVRQNGSTKDLIFPIDFLLRYITAFTTLEPGDLIPTGTPSGVGPMQAGDTVEVEIGGLGTLRNPCVAE, encoded by the coding sequence ATGAAGTATTGCAGATATCTCTCTCCCTCCGGTGCTGCCCGTTACGCCTATGTCGAGCGGCAGGACGGAGCGCTGTGGGCGATGCGTCCCATGATCGTTCCGGAAGAGGACCTGGCTGCGCGTCTGGCATCGCTTGAAGACCATTCGACAGCCGCCTTCCATGCGGCTCCGCTTGAGAGTCTCACGCTGTTGCCGCCGGTCACCCCTTCGAAGATTGTGTGCGTAGGTCGCAACTATAGCGAACATGCCGCCGAGCTTGGCAACGAGATTCCCAAGGAGCCGCTCCTCTTCCTCAAGCCGCCCTCGTCGCTGCTGGCTGCCGGGCAGCCCATTCGCCTTCCTGCACTGTCAAAGCGAGTGGATTATGAAGGCGAGCTGGCCATCGTGATCGGAAAGCGCTGCCGCAATCTCGGCCCCGACGAGGATGTGAGCCAGTACATCCGCGGCTATACCGTTGTGAACGATGTCACCGCGCGCGATATCCAGAAGTCCGACGGGCAGTGGACGCGCGGCAAGGGATGGGACACCTTCTGTCCCGTTGGGCCGATCATGGTCCTGGCAGGCCCGGACGAGATCGACCCGCTTCGAGGCGCGCCGGTCACGGTGACCACGCGGCTGAATGGTGAGGTCAGGCAGAACGGCTCCACAAAAGACCTGATCTTCCCGATTGATTTTCTGCTGCGCTACATTACGGCGTTTACCACGCTCGAGCCCGGAGACCTGATTCCGACGGGAACGCCCTCGGGAGTAGGCCCGATGCAGGCCGGAGATACCGTTGAAGTCGAGATCGGCGGGCTGGGCACGCTGCGAAATCCCTGCGTGGCGGAATGA
- a CDS encoding fibronectin type III domain-containing protein, whose translation MHVRPYPSSATRRQRLLAALASSSAALLISSCASPGVPQPPSLHLPRVVTDLTAQRVGQNVHLHWTTPERTTDGLAVPSPLIAEVCREENASMVNPAQTKPVAAAKSAGKNSGAAAPQTIAGCDVVLHITVKPGAMDADDPLPAALAADPVRPLGYRVRILNPKGRSAGLSLPAFAAAGDAPSPVMGLHAIAERDGALLEWQPVEGNVLVELDRTLATHAAAKHPAQRSELDLSEEEPTEIRLRTGKEDAPAKDPGGTVDRTAVRGQQYSYRAQRIRVVEMAGSRLELRSTVSAAASLTMKDRFAPSAPTGLASIPGTANGRPVIDLSWQASTESDLAGYNVYRRTGPSGSFNRMTSKPVAGPAFSDTTVDPAATYTYRVTAVDNDGNESNPSEEITETAGPQQ comes from the coding sequence ATGCACGTCCGGCCTTACCCTTCTTCTGCAACCCGAAGACAGCGCCTGCTGGCTGCCCTGGCGTCTTCGTCGGCAGCGCTCCTGATAAGCTCCTGCGCCAGCCCTGGGGTTCCGCAGCCGCCTTCGCTGCATTTGCCCCGAGTGGTGACGGACCTGACGGCGCAGCGCGTGGGCCAGAACGTCCACCTGCACTGGACGACTCCGGAGCGGACTACCGATGGCCTGGCTGTGCCTTCTCCCCTGATCGCCGAGGTGTGCCGCGAGGAGAATGCCTCGATGGTGAATCCTGCGCAGACAAAGCCAGTCGCAGCCGCAAAGTCTGCGGGAAAAAATAGCGGGGCTGCTGCTCCCCAGACGATTGCCGGCTGCGACGTCGTGCTTCACATCACTGTCAAGCCAGGAGCGATGGATGCGGACGATCCCCTGCCGGCTGCCCTGGCCGCCGACCCCGTGCGTCCTCTTGGCTATCGCGTGCGTATCCTGAATCCAAAAGGACGTTCTGCCGGGCTGTCACTGCCGGCGTTCGCGGCTGCAGGCGATGCTCCATCTCCGGTGATGGGGCTGCATGCGATCGCAGAGCGCGATGGCGCCCTGTTGGAGTGGCAGCCCGTCGAGGGCAATGTCCTGGTTGAGCTGGACCGCACCCTTGCGACGCACGCGGCAGCGAAGCACCCCGCCCAGCGATCAGAGCTTGATCTTTCGGAAGAGGAGCCAACCGAGATTCGCCTGCGAACCGGGAAGGAAGACGCTCCGGCGAAGGACCCGGGAGGCACTGTGGATCGCACGGCGGTGCGGGGCCAGCAATACTCCTATCGGGCGCAGCGCATTCGCGTGGTGGAGATGGCAGGCAGCCGCCTGGAGCTGCGAAGCACAGTCTCTGCCGCCGCGAGCCTGACGATGAAGGACCGTTTTGCCCCATCCGCGCCGACGGGACTTGCTTCGATTCCGGGAACAGCGAATGGCAGACCGGTCATCGATCTCTCCTGGCAGGCCAGTACCGAGAGCGATCTTGCAGGCTACAACGTCTACCGGCGTACCGGCCCCTCAGGATCGTTCAACCGCATGACCAGCAAGCCGGTCGCGGGTCCGGCATTCTCCGATACGACAGTCGATCCCGCTGCGACCTATACCTACCGGGTCACCGCGGTCGATAACGACGGCAACGAGAGCAACCCCTCGGAGGAGATCACCGAGACAGCGGGACCGCAACAGTAG